CAGTGTCTGGATACTTCTCTTGCCTTTCTCACAGTCACCAGAATGGTGATCCCCTTTTTTTCCAGCACTCATCCCTTTTGTAGCAAGTTAAACCTGTGTCATTAAGAAATGGCAAATCTGATCAATAGATGTACTGCTTTATAACAGAGTTCCATGATCCTGGAGTGTCCCATTCAGGCTTCTTAATCACCCATCAATGTACAAGATACACAGGCCCCAGCTCAGCAAACctgttttacttttcatttgtatgtgtttgtgtgtgtgtgtgtgtgtgtgtgtgtgtgcgtgtgtgtaggtATTggattggaacttgaactcagagcctcatgctctctcaagtttggtgctctacctcttgatccaagCTTCACTTCTATAGCAAACCTGTTTTCCAGGTGTAATTTGACCTGTCCAGGATCCAGAGGACTAGGGATGGTAACTTCTGACTCCTAATCCAGTGCTCCGTCTCTGAGTGGTTTCCTGTTGCTCCTAAGTATAGGTTTCACGACATCTGTCCTCTCATCCATCCCTGGATGATATATGATTTTCATTGCATTCTTGCCATCCATGAAATATGCCTCTAGGATCTCTCTGCCCAGGAGGATAGCAATAGGAGTCACTAGGATAAATGGCTGCTTTCCTTGGCAAACATCAAGCAAATGcaaactgaaaaaatattttctgatcactgttggctcatgcctgtaatcctagctactcaggaggtggagctctgagaatcatggctcaaaaccagaCAACTCTGAGAGACCCTTATGTCTAGTTAAGCAGCCAAAACCTGGGAGTGGATGTGTAGTTCACTAGTGGTGCACCCACCTTGGCACTCTAATCAgtaccctccccctctcccctcctcctcttctgggcAGAGGATTGCAGCCTCCCAGCTCTCCTCCAAGCTACAGTATTTTGGGCAGTCGCTGAGTGGGGGTCAGGACCTCACCCAGGATGGACTGGTGGACCTGGCCGTGGGGTCCCGGGACCGTGTGCTGCTGCTCAGGTGAGAACCTTCCTCAGACATTCCTCCTCCGCCCGaggtctgggtgagggtccccaggcctccccacttGCAGGTTTGTGCTCCCAGGAAGTACCCTGGACAGCGTCTCAGCTTTGTGTTTGCCTACAGGACCAGACCCATCCTCCAGGTTTCTGCAAACATCCGCTTCTCACCTGCAGAGATCTCCAGGACTGTGTTCCAGTGTCAGAACCACCAAGCCACCGTCCAGACACTGGGCCGTGCCGATGTCTGCCTTCATGTTACTGAAAGTTCTAAACAGCAGCTAGGTGAGTGACCCAGGACACCCCAAACTTCTGCAGCCCCTGCCTCTGGAACCTCCAGAGCTTCCTGTTTGCTCACTTGTTGTCTGGTGCTCTCCTATTCTGCTTTCCCTTACAGGCAACCTTCAAAGCTCCATGACCTTTGACCTGGCCCTGGACCCTGGCCGTCCAATTCCCCGTGCCATCTTCAAGGACACAAAGACACGGCTTCTGACCTGGAATGAAGTCCTTGGACTGAGCTCGCATTGCAAACAAGTGGAATTACTCCTCCCGGTAAGAGGGCCTTGTACGGACACGGGTGTGAGTGTAGGTGGGCAtcattgctggggggggggggctggcaacGGGCTAGGCAAAGAAAAGAACAGGGTGTGTTCTCTGCCTGGGTGAGCAAGGTTTTGTGGGGCAGAGTAGCACTTGCTCATTGAGGCCGGAGTTGTCTCCCCCTTTACAGACAGGAGGACTGGACAAAGTCACTGCTTGGTGATTTCCTAAGCACCTCCTTTCACTGCCCACCCTCTAGGACTGTGTGGAGGAGGCGGTGACCCCCATCACCTTGCGCCTCAACTTCTCTCTAGTGGGCCTGCCCCTGTCTTCCTTCAAAAATCTCATTCCAATGTTGGATAAGAACATGAAGACCTACTACACGGCTTCTGTGAGTTGGGCCTCCTGTGGTGTTGAGGCCTCCAGTCGGGGGGCAGAGGGAGCTGCCTCTAGATTTCCACACAAcctttccttgcttttctctcAGCTCCCCTTTGAGAAGAACTGTGGAGCTGACCACATCTGCCAGGATGACCTTGGTGTCACCTTCGACTTCTCAGGGTGAACTTCTAGCCCCTAGATCTGCCTTCTGGCCACACCCTTCCTCCCAGGACCTGGCTCTGCTGCCTCTGCCCTGTCTCCCTTCCCCCAGGGACTCAAATGTCCTCTCCCTTGCCTACctaacacccccacccccaccacatgGCTCACCCCCTAGACCATATCTGACCTCAGTCACAGAATCATCTCATCTTTTCACTCCCAACACTCAGCCTGCAGACTGTGGTGGTGGGAATGACCCTAGACCTAAATGTGAACGTGACAGTGTCCAACGATGGCGAGGATTCCTACGGTACCACGATTACCTTCATCTACCCAGCAGGGCTGTCCTATCGGCGAATGACTGGAAGCCAGGTGCTCCCCCCTGGGAAAGGATGAAGCCAGTGGGATGTATTAGGTCAGAGCTCAGGCTAGGGGGTCATGGCTCATCAGTCTGTAATAGGCCACCAGGTCTAGGCTGGGCTGGGTAGGCTGGAAGGGCGAATGCACTTCACTTTGAGCATTTAAAGACATGCCTATCAGAAATGAGTTcctagctgggctctggtggctcacacctgtcatcctagctactcaggaggctgagatctgaggactgtgttttaaagccagcctggtagaaaaaaaaagtgtgggacTCCTATTGTCCCattgatcagcaaaaagctggaagtaagggTTTGGCTTCAGTGGCAGAGTTACTAgccctgggggtgaggggggagctaaagcacagtgcccaggccccatgtttGAGCCCCACCAAAACATCCTAAGTTGGGTTCCAAGACAGTGTTCTTGGGATGCTGAGTCTCTCAGATCCCTAATCAATCCTCATCAGTGCTGTTCCACTTGCCTTTGCCTAAGAGCTCGCTGCATCAGCGCCCTCTCACCCTGACCTGTGACAGCGTCCAAACTGAGGACCTGAACATCAGGAGCACCAGCTGCCACATCGGCCATGTCATCTTCTACGGTGGCACACGGGTCAGCCTGGCTCCCGTCCACCCCTCCTGACTGTCCCCCTCCTGCCTTACCCCTTCCTcacctcctctttcttccctcttgttCAGATTTTCTTCTTGGCTACTTTTGATGTCTCCCCCAAAGCCATGTTGGGAGACAAGCTACTCATGACAGCCAATGTGACCAGGTGAGCGTGGCAAAAGATTCAGGGGAGCCACCTTGTCCTCTTGTCCCCGCGCCCCTGGGTGTCACAGTCTAGCCTGGCCTTCTGGGGCCCTTGCCCAAGGGGCTGTGTCCTCTTTCTCCAGTGAGAACAActcacccaggaccagcaagagcACCTTGCAGCAGGAGCTGCCGGTGAAGTACGCGGTCTATGCTGTGGTCAGCAGGTATGCGGTAGGTGTGTGGCGCCTGGAATCAAGCTTCTTCTCCACCTAACTAGGgcaggaggagtgtgtgtgtgtgtgtgtgtgtgtgtgtgtgtgtgtgtgtgtctgtgtgtctgtgtgtgtgtctgtgtgtgtgtgagcatgggtACAAGACAGTACTGGAGCCTGAACTTAGTGCTTTGTGTTCTTACTTagcattttttttggttgttgttcaagGTGCACTACCATTTGGGTCATATCTGCACATCCTCTataatcttcttctttttttatgttttggtcATTGGGCCTtcgtgctgtccctaagcttttctgctcaaggacagtgctctattactttgatccactgctccacttctggttttctagtggttctttggagataagactctcatggacttttctgcttgtgctggctttggaccatgatcctcagatctcaacttcctgagtagatagagtTATAGGAATGAACTTCCAGTCCTGGTTgtttgtggatatatatatatatatatatatatatatatatatatatatatatatatatatattacatataggtattatatatacggtgaatattgtatatatatatacaacatattctatatatgtattatatttagaGAGACAATAttgtctatatatacacacatatagtctcttctttttgtactggggatcaaacccaggacactgCCACTGCTACATCCTAACCCTCCTAGAATCTTTATTATCCCAGCTCAGTCACAGCCCTCATTCCACATCATTCTAAGGCCTCCTGACTCTCTCTGTCCCATCATGACAGAACCAGGCTCTCCTCAAGAGAGCTCCCTGGCACTTGAAAGTCACACTCACCTCTTCTCTCTCCAGCTTGGAGGAGTCCACCAAATACCTCAACTTCTCAGCCACAGAGCACGAGCTGAGCGGCATGGTGAAGCACGGATACCAGGCAGGTGGTGGCATCTCGCAGCTCAGGCTGAGCAGGGCGCTGGGCCCTGGACAACAGGCTGAGCTGTGAGTCTGACAAAGGCCTCCGTTCTGACTTCTGAGCAGGCACATAACCTGGGACAGAGGGATCTGCCCATGAGCATCCACTTCTGGGTACCTGTAGAAGTAGGCGGGACAGCTGTGTGGACGGAATTGAAGCTACACCCCCAGGTACTCAAGACTGTGTGCTCCTTACTGCGCAGCTTTTTGCACTTAGGTTCCCACCTTCCTATCCATCATGGATCTCTGAGCTCCCACACTGAGACATTATTCTCTCCATAtcgttttttatttctttctagaaCCCATCTATCCAGTGCTCTTCAGAGAGAATAGTTCCCAAGCAGTCTGACTTCCGGGCTCATATGAAGGAAGATCCCGTGCTGGTGAGGAGAGCTCTGGGCAGAGGGCTCCTGGCTATCGCCCACCTTGGGTCACACATCAGAGATTTTTAATTCAGGAATCGCATAACAGCAGGTGGACTGCTCCTTCCTGTCAATATAACCGTTTTATGTTGTCTCTTACCTTAAAATTCACCTGCCTCTGGTCGGTCCAACATTGCTTCTCTGTCCCCAGAACTGTTCCATTGCAGACTGCCTGAAGTTCCGCTGTGACATCCCCTCCTTCGGCATCCAGGAGCAGCTGGACTTCCTCCTGCAGGGCAACCTCAGCTTCGGCTGGGTCAGCAAGGTGTGTACACCTGTGCTCTGAGGCACGTGGGGCCGTCATCAAGCCggggcagtcctggagctctGAGCTTGATGCCTCAGACCCAGCTCCCTCAGCAACTTCTCCCCTCGGCAGACATTGCAGAAGAAGGTGTTGGTCACAACGGTGGCTGAGATCACGTTCGACACAGCTGtgtattcccagctcccaggccaGGAGGCGTTCTTGAGGGCCCAGGTAATGACTTCATGGTGCTGGTTGGGGGATTTGCAGACCCAGAGGGAAGGGTTTGGGGAGGGTCCCTGGCAGGAGATTTGTCCCTAAATGGATGAATGCTTTTGCATCTCAGCCCTGGGAGAGGGGCCTGGGACCAGAGGATGGGATGGACCTAAAGGCTGGCCATCGGGGAAGCTGAGAATCTAGAGGCCTGCAATTCCCTGACATGTTCACCTCCCATCAGGTGAAGACAGTGCTGGAGAATTACGAGGTGCCCAACCCTATTCCCCTCATCGTGGGCAGTTCCGTGggtgggctgctgctgctggccctCATCACAGCTGCCCTGTACAAGGTGAGTGTTTTAGGCCACGTCAAACCCCAGGCTCGGATCCTACTCTTCCTACCAGAAACAAAGAGGTGATTTGGGAGTCTAAGGCACATCCTAGGTCACTTCCTATGAGAAACTCCCTTCCTCTTCCAAGGTCACTTCCTGTGAGagattccttcctctttcccaggTCATTTCCTGTGGGAATCTCCTTGTCTTTACAAAGTCACTTTCTGTGAGAGACTCCCTCCTGCTTCCAAggtctccagtgtgtgtgtgtgtgtgtgtgtgtgtgtgtgtgtacactcatgTGCACCCATGCATTGTCCTCCCCTGGATCCCAGACCTCCTCTCACCTCTCTCCCTATTCTACCAACTTCTCCCTATGTGTGGTTGTGTTCCCCTTGCAGCAGACACAGCAGAAAGCAGGCCCAGGATTCAATATGGAGTCATACCAGGTTTTGTTCACTTCATGCTTTCTTTCATGGAGTCCACTCTagatctttgtttctttctgtgatgGTCAGAAACGTTTCTTTCACTTGATAGCCATGTAATATTGTCTAACTACACAGTATATCTAGTGCTGGAAACATAGCCAATGCTCCAGAAATGGTGACAGCTCCTTTTCCCTCAGTCACCTCTCCTCTCTTGTACTGGACCTTCtgatcatcatcgtcatcatcttcctcctcctcctcctcctcttcctcctcttcctgccccttttctcctcttcttcccccttctctcctcctcctcctcttcctgccccttttctcctcttcttcccccttctctccccctcctcctcctcccccccttttcttctcctcctccctcttctctcctcctccttctctcctcttcttctcatttatttatggtaccagtactggggcttggatttggGGCCTGGCATTGTCCATTCACGTATTCCATTTAAAGCTGGCATGCTACTACTTGGTCCCATGGTCCCATTTCTggcattatttccttttttttttttaatggttagttcgagataaaagtctcagatttttctgcacgGGCTAGCTtcccactcagcctcctgagtagctaggattacaggtgtgagccatggatgcTTGGCCTCTGATCTTCTCTtgattttctccttcctctccacagGTGGGCTTCTTCAACCGTCAGTACAAGAAAATGTTGGAGGAAGCAAATGGACAGCAGAAAGCTGTGCCAGAAAATGGGGTTGCAGAGGCTTTCACAGATAATTGGGTAGCAGATACGTAGGCTGCTCAGGGAGGAGCCACCCCTCTCTTCTGCTTTGTACCTTCTTCCCGGAGAGCTTTCCTGGTCCTCTTCCTGTCCAAGTCAGGGAAAGAAGCATTCCACGGGGAAGAGCTAGGACCAGTCTGTGCCTGCTCTTTGGGAAGAGAAGAGGCATTGTCTTGTCAAAACTCCAACTGGAGACTGAAGATGGGACCCCAGCCACGGCCCAGAGAACTTCCCTTGGAATTGCTACCTGGAAAACAGACCCGGGGCTCCCTTCCTCCTCTAGACTCTGGTTTTCCAGATGGAGACCTGAGTAAGCCACTGGTCCTCACACCCTTTCAGTGGCTCCCTATTCCTCTCCTGTGGGTAATGTGGGACCTCTATCTTGAAGTTCTGTCTCTGGAAGGTgggctttgaggatcatggtgtaaGCTGCTTGATACCTTCTTAGCTTTCTCATGTCTAGAAAATTCTTGTCAGTCTCAGCTCCTCGCTTCTTTTGGGAGTTATGGTTCAGATTTCTCGATGAACTGGAGTGAAATTGTCAGCACACTGGAGTTTGTAAAGCGGGATCCATCCTAGATCAGCATGGCCAGTGGGGAGGACTGGAGTTCCCTCCCCTTGTGGAAGCCTTGACCCCAGAACTCTGCAGCTCACCCACCTTCAGCTCAAAAGAGGCCGGGCAGCCTCTGTTTTTTGAGACTTCAAATATAGTAAATAAAAAAGTGCCAGAAGACGATTGTGAGAAAAATAtctgtatattttaaatgtttgccctaataaatttaaaacatacacagagatgtttgtgctttcaCTGGGAAGTAAATCAAAGTTCTGaaaatggctgggtgctggtgtctcatgtgtaatcttcgctactcaggaggctaagctctgaggaccagggttggaagccaacctgggcaagaaagtccatgagattcttatcatcaACAAACTAGtagaacaaacaaagaaacaaaccccaaaccaacTGGAGTGGGGCCaggagtggtagaacactagctacgggcaaaaagaagctcagggtgagcacccaggccttgagttcaagtcccaggactggcacaaaaaagaaaaaaaagggaaaagaaaaatcttaaatgaagaccttttttttttttattaattgaacataaatttttttacaaggtgttgtggaaagagggtgcagttacatagtatggcagtgtgtacatttcttgtgatatcttacaacctgtttttccatcccttgtctaggtcaggtagacacataagcaatataaaatgtatcaagcacatatacagtgttcacagacttggtctctactgtctctctgtctccctttgttaacagtcatatatcagggagatcatgcctctttgttttctgtgttctaggcttgtctcactcaacattatttgttcgagttctgaccatttccctgcgaataacaatatttcaccattcctaatcactatgtagtattccattgtgtataagtaccatattttttggatccattcgtctgtggaggggcatctgggttgtttccatattttggctattgtgaattgtgccgcgataaacatggaagtacaaatgtctttttgatatcttgggttttgctgtttaggatagatgcctaggagtggtatggctggatcatagggtagctctatattgagctttttgagaaacctccatactgttctccaaagtggttgtactaatttgcactcccaccaacaatggagaagggttcctctttccccacagcccctccagcatttgttgtttcctgagttcagagtataggccattctaactggggtgaggtggtatctcagggttgtttttatttgcatttcctttactagcaaggatgttgagcatttcctcatgtgtttctttgccatttttatctcttctcttgtgaagtctctctttagctcttttgcccatttcctaataggtttattgggcttggaggggcttagttttttaagttctctgtagatgaccgatatcaggcctttgttgctgtgccggtaaatatcctttcccatatcgttggctgtctttctattttggcgGCTAtgactttagctgtgcagaaactttttaatttgtagtagtcccatttgttgagtctttctcctatttgttgtgcccctgggactctattcaggacgttccttcctgtgcctataagttcaagtgtctttcctactctatccttcagtagtttcaaggattcaggtctgatgttgaggtccttgatccattttgagttgatcttggtgcatggtgataggcttgggtcaactttgagttttctgcatatggctgcccagttctcccaacaccagtagttgaagaggctatgtttattccattgtatgtctttagctcctttgtcgaatatcagttggctgtaagagtgcggttttatttctgggtcttcaattctaatccactggtcttccgatctgtttttataccaataccatgctgtttttgttatgatgtcctcgtagtagagcttgaagtctggtattgtgatacctcctgcactattttttttgcctagaattgctttggctactctaggttttttgctgttccatatgaatttatggactggtttctctatttcagtgaagaatgtggctgggattttgataggtattgcattgaatttgtataacaatttgggcaagatggccattttcactatattgattctgcctacccatgagcatgggaggtctttccatctccttgtgtcttctttgatttcccttattagatttttgtagttttcattgaataggtccgtcacgtccttggttaagttgatccctaggtactttattctttttttggctactgtaaatggaattgcttccttaatttccttttctgtttgtctattgctggtgtacagaaaagctgctgacttttgtggattgattttgtatcctgctactttgccaaattggtttattaggtgtaggagtttgggtactgagttttttgggtccttcagatataagatcatgtcgtctgcgaatagggataacttgatttcttccttgccgatgtggatccttttgatgtcctcctcttgccttattgctatggctagggattccagcactatgttgaacagaagtggggagagtgggcatccttgtcttgttcctgagtttagggggaatgatttaagtttctctccatttaatatgatattagcagttggtctgttgtatatggcttttattgttttgaggaatgttccatctattcctgttctctccaaagcttttaataggtatggatcttgtattttgtcaaaggctttttgggcatcgactgagataacaatgtaattcttaattttagatctgtttatgtggtgaattacattgattgatttacggatgttgaaccatccttgtgactgagggatgaagcctacttggtcatgatgtatgattttcttgatcagtttctggatcctgttagctaatattttattgaggagctttgcgtctgtgttcattagtgatattggtctgtagttctctttttttgttgggtctttgcctggtttgggaatgagtatgatattagcttcgtagaatgagtttgggatttctcccttggtttctatttcatggaagagtttgaggagtattggtattagctcctcactaaaggttttgtagaattcgttggtgaatccatctgggcctgggcttt
This genomic stretch from Perognathus longimembris pacificus isolate PPM17 chromosome 23, ASM2315922v1, whole genome shotgun sequence harbors:
- the LOC125341067 gene encoding integrin alpha-X-like: MNRLCTALLFSTGFAVSLGFNLEVENSMSFQMGSAGFGYSVVQYDSSWVVVGAPHEVKATNQRGGLYKCAYATGQCQPIQLQVPPEAVTMSLGLSLAAASNPSQLLACGPTIQKACKENIHLNGLCFLLGPSFQQKERLPKFQRACFRLEQDIVFLIDGSGSIEPSDFTTMLNFVKSVMSQFQGSGAQFSLVQFSYSVEVHFTFSAYAKSSDPQSLLNNIYQERSNTRTATAIDTVRKDVFTAEKGARKDATKILIVITDGWKFGDNKEYSEVIPPANAAGIIRYAIGVGDAFQTPASRDELNTIASSPPQDYVFNVKNFDALKQIQKQLKDKIFAIEGTGTGSSSSFELEMSQEGFSAAFTPDGPVLGAVGSFDWSGGAFLHSPTRPATFINMSKENVDMRDAYLGYSTQVALWKGARSLVMGAPRYQHTGKVVMFTQESGQWQPNAEVTGTQIGSYFGASLCSVDVNGDGNTDLILIGAPHYYEQTQEGQVSVCPMPRGRAPWRCGSVLRGEQGHPLGRFGAAVTVLGDVNWDKLTDVAVGAPGEQENHGAVYIFHGTPGLGLGPAHTQRIAASQLSSKLQYFGQSLSGGQDLTQDGLVDLAVGSRDRVLLLRTRPILQVSANIRFSPAEISRTVFQCQNHQATVQTLGRADVCLHVTESSKQQLGNLQSSMTFDLALDPGRPIPRAIFKDTKTRLLTWNEVLGLSSHCKQVELLLPDCVEEAVTPITLRLNFSLVGLPLSSFKNLIPMLDKNMKTYYTASLPFEKNCGADHICQDDLGVTFDFSGLQTVVVGMTLDLNVNVTVSNDGEDSYGTTITFIYPAGLSYRRMTGSQSSLHQRPLTLTCDSVQTEDLNIRSTSCHIGHVIFYGGTRIFFLATFDVSPKAMLGDKLLMTANVTSENNSPRTSKSTLQQELPVKYAVYAVVSSLEESTKYLNFSATEHELSGMVKHGYQAHNLGQRDLPMSIHFWVPVEVGGTAVWTELKLHPQNPSIQCSSERIVPKQSDFRAHMKEDPVLNCSIADCLKFRCDIPSFGIQEQLDFLLQGNLSFGWVSKTLQKKVLVTTVAEITFDTAVYSQLPGQEAFLRAQVKTVLENYEVPNPIPLIVGSSVGGLLLLALITAALYKVGFFNRQYKKMLEEANGQQKAVPENGVAEAFTDNWVADT